In one Candidatus Cloacimonadota bacterium genomic region, the following are encoded:
- a CDS encoding DUF5698 domain-containing protein: MLEIFTKESLVYILPILIFISRIFDVSLGTLRIIFVNKGMRYLAPIIGFFEVLIWLIVISQVMQNMNSPINYIAYAAGFATGNYVGILIEQKLAMGITLIRIITRKKGLFLVLNG; encoded by the coding sequence ATGCTGGAAATATTTACCAAAGAATCTTTAGTATATATTCTTCCAATTCTAATTTTTATATCGCGAATCTTCGATGTATCTCTGGGAACTTTACGTATCATTTTTGTGAATAAAGGAATGCGTTATCTGGCACCAATTATCGGATTTTTTGAAGTCCTTATCTGGCTCATTGTTATCAGTCAGGTTATGCAGAACATGAATTCACCGATAAATTATATTGCTTACGCAGCCGGATTTGCCACAGGAAATTACGTAGGAATTCTGATCGAACAGAAACTGGCCATGGGAATTACATTAATCAGAATTATTACCAGAAAAAAAGGGCTCTTTTTAGTTTTAAATGGGTAA
- a CDS encoding nucleotidyltransferase domain-containing protein, whose translation MSKNEILSFLQEHKNEISKQFRVTRIGLFGSYSKNLENDNSDIDIIVEGDEIDDEKFKLFLEKGLNKKIDLVKKR comes from the coding sequence ATGAGTAAAAATGAAATATTATCATTCTTGCAGGAACATAAAAATGAAATTTCAAAACAATTTCGAGTAACCCGAATTGGTCTATTCGGTTCATATTCCAAAAATTTGGAAAATGATAATAGCGATATTGATATTATCGTTGAAGGTGATGAAATTGATGATGAAAAATTTAAGTTATTTCTAGAAAAGGGATTAAACAAGAAAATCGATCTGGTCAAAAAAAGATAG